The Carassius carassius chromosome 34, fCarCar2.1, whole genome shotgun sequence genome has a segment encoding these proteins:
- the LOC132114946 gene encoding ES1 protein, mitochondrial-like, with product MLASRAHLAKQAAAMLVRQPACLMHHGGDWGNWGNTNVAVVFSGCGWWDGTDIHEAAYTMYHLSRNGARFQIFAPNQQQMHVMDHMKMQPSSSDNRNMMMESARFSHGQGTMQMNDLSKLDVSSFDAVIFPGGHGIVKNLSTFSKDGKDCKLNNDVERIMKDFHRARKPIGLSSMAPLLACRVLPNLEVTMGYERDESTRWGRWPNTTMVQAVKSMGARHNTREPYEAYVDEKNKVISTPTFMWETDYHYHYIFDGIGNMVKHVMRMTAK from the exons ATGTTGGCTTCACGGGCACACCTCGCCAAGCAGGCCGCAGCCATGCTGGTGCGCCAACCCGCCTGCCTGATGCATCATGGGGGAGATTGGGGCAACTGGGGCAACACCAACGTCGCTGTG GTTTTCTCAGGCTGTGGTTGGTGGGACGGAACTGACATCCATGAGGCTGCATA CACCATGTACCATTTGAGCCGTAATGGAGCCCGTTTTCAGATCTTTGCCCCAAACCAGCAGCAAATGCATGTCATGGACCACATGAAGATGCAGCCATCATCAAGTGACAACAG GAACATGATGATGGAGTCTGCGCGATTCAGCCATGGTCAGGGCACGATGCAGATGAACGATCTGTCTAAACTGGACGTCAGCAGCTTTGACGCCGTCATCTTCCCTGGAGGCCACGGGATAGTCAAGAACTT GTCCACCTTCAGCAAAGATGGGAAAGACTGCAAGCTGAATAATGATGTGGAAAGAATCATGAAGGACTTCCACCGTGCTCGCAAGCCCATTGG TCTGTCCAGCATGGCTCCTCTCTTGGCGTGCCGAGTGCTTCCCAATCTGGAAGTCACGATGGGTTATGAACGTGACGAGAGCACCCGCTGGGGCCGCTGGCCCAACACCACCATGGTGCAGGCGGTCAAGAGCATGGGGGCCCGTCACAACACCCGTGAACCTTAC GAGGCCTATGTGGATGAGAAGAACAAGGTGATCAGCACTCCAACCTTCATGTGGGAGACTGACTATCACTACCATTACATCTTTGATGGCATCGGGAACATGGTCAAGCACGTCATGCGCATGACCGCCAAGTGA
- the LOC132115262 gene encoding coiled-coil domain-containing protein 74A isoform X3, which produces MTKSARASIMQISWTRVRDLDRVRYPRLLSSDCIVRSPAVGFKSQKSAAQPRRDAHSTSIASLEKDVLFLQQQHKDTLERLHAEIEDLKRVNKELQYKLIMEHENSPKECIWSNSNSSKSSSDGSVEKNSQCGFISSEEACEAGGGGAVTSLLPLRIPCSPSQQPRPPTLKECELLIQQLYHTNTAQNQELLRIKTVLREITSKNRSAADAFSLARASLCDNSRGEVFEHLPKLPLKSLPKKQILDHSGKGEPVLLPAIKHSLSSSMSERQRRAQDVHRLRLRRALNS; this is translated from the exons ATGACGAAATCAGCTCGAGCATCGATTATGCAAATAAG CTGGACCAGGGTTCGAGATCTGGACCGTGTGAGATACCCCAGACTGCTGTCCAGTGACTGTATTGTCAGATCTCCAGCTGTGGGCTTCAAGAGCCAGAAGTCAGCTGCTCAGCCCAGGAGAGATGCACACAGCACGAGCATCGCCTCCCTGGAGAAGGATGTTCTGTTCCTCCAACAACAGCATAaagacacgctggagagactgcATGCAGAGATTGAAGATCTGAAGCGTGTTAATAAAG aattacagtataAGCTGATTATGGAACATGAAAATTCTCCAAAAG AGTGCATATGGTCCAACAGTAATTCCTCAAAATCCAGCAGTGATGGTTCAGTGGAGAAGAATTCCCAGTGTGGATTCATCAG CTCGGAGGAGGCATGTGAGGCGGGAGGAGGAGGCGCAGTCACGTCTCTGCTGCCTCTCAGGATCCCCTGCAGCCCATCCCAGCAGCCCCGTCCCCCGACGCTGAAAGAGTGTGAGCTCCTCATCCAACAGCTCTATCACACCAACACCGCGCAGAATCAGGAG CTGCTGCGGATCAAGACGGTCCTCAGAGAAATCACCTCCAAGAACAGATCAGCCGCCGATGCTTTCTCTCTCGCAAGAGCCTCGCTCTGTGACAACAGCAG GGGTGAGGTTTTCGAGCATCTTCCAAAACTACCTCTCAAATCACTCCCAAAGAAACA GATTCTGGATCACTCCGGTAAAGGAGAACCTGTGCTTCTCCCAGCCATCAAGCACAGTCTCAGCAGCAGCATGTCCGAGCGGCAGAGGAGAGCGCAGGACGTGCACAGACTGCGTCTCAGGAGAGCGCTGAACTCTTAA
- the LOC132115262 gene encoding coiled-coil domain-containing protein 74A isoform X2: MTKSARASIMQISTMSSSNLPPLRNLPSWTRVRDLDRVRYPRLLSSDCIVRSPAVGFKSQKSAAQPRRDAHSTSIASLEKDVLFLQQQHKDTLERLHAEIEDLKRVNKELQYKLIMEHENSPKECIWSNSNSSKSSSDGSVEKNSQCGFISSEEACEAGGGGAVTSLLPLRIPCSPSQQPRPPTLKECELLIQQLYHTNTAQNQELLRIKTVLREITSKNRSAADAFSLARASLCDNSRGEVFEHLPKLPLKSLPKKQILDHSGKGEPVLLPAIKHSLSSSMSERQRRAQDVHRLRLRRALNS; the protein is encoded by the exons ATGACGAAATCAGCTCGAGCATCGATTATGCAAATAAG CACCATGTCCTCCAGTAATCTGCCACCCCTGCGAAATCTGCCCAGCTGGACCAGGGTTCGAGATCTGGACCGTGTGAGATACCCCAGACTGCTGTCCAGTGACTGTATTGTCAGATCTCCAGCTGTGGGCTTCAAGAGCCAGAAGTCAGCTGCTCAGCCCAGGAGAGATGCACACAGCACGAGCATCGCCTCCCTGGAGAAGGATGTTCTGTTCCTCCAACAACAGCATAaagacacgctggagagactgcATGCAGAGATTGAAGATCTGAAGCGTGTTAATAAAG aattacagtataAGCTGATTATGGAACATGAAAATTCTCCAAAAG AGTGCATATGGTCCAACAGTAATTCCTCAAAATCCAGCAGTGATGGTTCAGTGGAGAAGAATTCCCAGTGTGGATTCATCAG CTCGGAGGAGGCATGTGAGGCGGGAGGAGGAGGCGCAGTCACGTCTCTGCTGCCTCTCAGGATCCCCTGCAGCCCATCCCAGCAGCCCCGTCCCCCGACGCTGAAAGAGTGTGAGCTCCTCATCCAACAGCTCTATCACACCAACACCGCGCAGAATCAGGAG CTGCTGCGGATCAAGACGGTCCTCAGAGAAATCACCTCCAAGAACAGATCAGCCGCCGATGCTTTCTCTCTCGCAAGAGCCTCGCTCTGTGACAACAGCAG GGGTGAGGTTTTCGAGCATCTTCCAAAACTACCTCTCAAATCACTCCCAAAGAAACA GATTCTGGATCACTCCGGTAAAGGAGAACCTGTGCTTCTCCCAGCCATCAAGCACAGTCTCAGCAGCAGCATGTCCGAGCGGCAGAGGAGAGCGCAGGACGTGCACAGACTGCGTCTCAGGAGAGCGCTGAACTCTTAA
- the LOC132115262 gene encoding coiled-coil domain-containing protein 74A isoform X4, whose product MTKSARASIMQISSTMSSSNLPPLRNLPSWTRVRDLDRVRYPRLLSSDCIVRSPAVGFKSQKSAAQPRRDAHSTSIASLEKDVLFLQQQHKDTLERLHAEIEDLKRVNKELQYKLIMEHENSPKECIWSNSNSSKSSSDGSVEKNSQCGFISSEEACEAGGGGAVTSLLPLRIPCSPSQQPRPPTLKECELLIQQLYHTNTAQNQELLRIKTVLREITSKNRSAADAFSLARASLCDNSRILDHSGKGEPVLLPAIKHSLSSSMSERQRRAQDVHRLRLRRALNS is encoded by the exons ATGACGAAATCAGCTCGAGCATCGATTATGCAAATAAG TAGCACCATGTCCTCCAGTAATCTGCCACCCCTGCGAAATCTGCCCAGCTGGACCAGGGTTCGAGATCTGGACCGTGTGAGATACCCCAGACTGCTGTCCAGTGACTGTATTGTCAGATCTCCAGCTGTGGGCTTCAAGAGCCAGAAGTCAGCTGCTCAGCCCAGGAGAGATGCACACAGCACGAGCATCGCCTCCCTGGAGAAGGATGTTCTGTTCCTCCAACAACAGCATAaagacacgctggagagactgcATGCAGAGATTGAAGATCTGAAGCGTGTTAATAAAG aattacagtataAGCTGATTATGGAACATGAAAATTCTCCAAAAG AGTGCATATGGTCCAACAGTAATTCCTCAAAATCCAGCAGTGATGGTTCAGTGGAGAAGAATTCCCAGTGTGGATTCATCAG CTCGGAGGAGGCATGTGAGGCGGGAGGAGGAGGCGCAGTCACGTCTCTGCTGCCTCTCAGGATCCCCTGCAGCCCATCCCAGCAGCCCCGTCCCCCGACGCTGAAAGAGTGTGAGCTCCTCATCCAACAGCTCTATCACACCAACACCGCGCAGAATCAGGAG CTGCTGCGGATCAAGACGGTCCTCAGAGAAATCACCTCCAAGAACAGATCAGCCGCCGATGCTTTCTCTCTCGCAAGAGCCTCGCTCTGTGACAACAGCAG GATTCTGGATCACTCCGGTAAAGGAGAACCTGTGCTTCTCCCAGCCATCAAGCACAGTCTCAGCAGCAGCATGTCCGAGCGGCAGAGGAGAGCGCAGGACGTGCACAGACTGCGTCTCAGGAGAGCGCTGAACTCTTAA
- the LOC132115262 gene encoding coiled-coil domain-containing protein 74A isoform X1: MTKSARASIMQISSTMSSSNLPPLRNLPSWTRVRDLDRVRYPRLLSSDCIVRSPAVGFKSQKSAAQPRRDAHSTSIASLEKDVLFLQQQHKDTLERLHAEIEDLKRVNKELQYKLIMEHENSPKECIWSNSNSSKSSSDGSVEKNSQCGFISSEEACEAGGGGAVTSLLPLRIPCSPSQQPRPPTLKECELLIQQLYHTNTAQNQELLRIKTVLREITSKNRSAADAFSLARASLCDNSRGEVFEHLPKLPLKSLPKKQILDHSGKGEPVLLPAIKHSLSSSMSERQRRAQDVHRLRLRRALNS, translated from the exons ATGACGAAATCAGCTCGAGCATCGATTATGCAAATAAG TAGCACCATGTCCTCCAGTAATCTGCCACCCCTGCGAAATCTGCCCAGCTGGACCAGGGTTCGAGATCTGGACCGTGTGAGATACCCCAGACTGCTGTCCAGTGACTGTATTGTCAGATCTCCAGCTGTGGGCTTCAAGAGCCAGAAGTCAGCTGCTCAGCCCAGGAGAGATGCACACAGCACGAGCATCGCCTCCCTGGAGAAGGATGTTCTGTTCCTCCAACAACAGCATAaagacacgctggagagactgcATGCAGAGATTGAAGATCTGAAGCGTGTTAATAAAG aattacagtataAGCTGATTATGGAACATGAAAATTCTCCAAAAG AGTGCATATGGTCCAACAGTAATTCCTCAAAATCCAGCAGTGATGGTTCAGTGGAGAAGAATTCCCAGTGTGGATTCATCAG CTCGGAGGAGGCATGTGAGGCGGGAGGAGGAGGCGCAGTCACGTCTCTGCTGCCTCTCAGGATCCCCTGCAGCCCATCCCAGCAGCCCCGTCCCCCGACGCTGAAAGAGTGTGAGCTCCTCATCCAACAGCTCTATCACACCAACACCGCGCAGAATCAGGAG CTGCTGCGGATCAAGACGGTCCTCAGAGAAATCACCTCCAAGAACAGATCAGCCGCCGATGCTTTCTCTCTCGCAAGAGCCTCGCTCTGTGACAACAGCAG GGGTGAGGTTTTCGAGCATCTTCCAAAACTACCTCTCAAATCACTCCCAAAGAAACA GATTCTGGATCACTCCGGTAAAGGAGAACCTGTGCTTCTCCCAGCCATCAAGCACAGTCTCAGCAGCAGCATGTCCGAGCGGCAGAGGAGAGCGCAGGACGTGCACAGACTGCGTCTCAGGAGAGCGCTGAACTCTTAA
- the tmem127 gene encoding transmembrane protein 127 encodes MYAPPGTAVPGNRRRRAGTALPKHPERSLASALPGALSITALCTALAEPAWLRVHGGNCPRQELGVADVLGYVDDKLIKDYCINSQSILLMRVIAAFCFLGILCSLTAFLLDVFGPKHPALKITRRYAFAHILTVLQCATVIGFCYWASELILSLQQQHKKYHGSLIYVTFAISFYLVAGAGGASILATAANLLRHYPTEEEEQALELLSEMEESSETYPADYDIANQFQPPPAYTP; translated from the exons ATGTACGCACCCCCGGGAACAGCTGTGCCAGGAAACCGGAGGAGGAGAGCTGGAACAGCCCTACCTAAACATCCAGAGCGGAGTTTAGCCTCGGCACTGCCTGGGGCACTTTCAATCACTGCACTCTGTACGGCCCTGGCAGAACCAGCCTGGCTCCGTGTCCATGGTGGAAACTGTCCCAGACAAGAGCTCGGTGTCGCAGATGTCCTGGGATATGTAGATGACAAACTCATCAAGG ATTACTGTATCAACTCTCAGTCCATCCTGCTCATGCGGGTCATTGCTGCTTTCTGTTTCTTGGGCATTTTGTGCAGCCTCACGGCATTTCTGTTGGATGTCTTTGGACCCAAACATCCAGCCCTCAAGATCACACGCAGATACGCTTTCGCTCACATCCTCACAG TGCTCCAGTGTGCTACAGTCATCGGCTTCTGCTACTGGGcctctgaactgattctgtccCTGCAGCAGCAGCACAAGAAATACCACGGCTCACTCATCTACGTCACTTTTGCCATCAGCTTCTACCTGGTGGCCGGTGCAGGCGGAGCCTCCATTTTAGCCACGGCGGCCAACCTGCTCCGTCATTACCCCACCGAGGAGGAGGAGCAGGCCCTGGAGCTCCTCTCAGAGATGGAGGAGAGCAGTGAAACATACCCAGCTGACTATGACATTGCCAACCAATTCCAGCCTCCGCCGGCATATACACCCTGA